CCAGTACTGCACCGCACGATCGACCTCAGCCGCGCCTTTATGCCGCGCCAGCGTCATCAGGTAGCCATAATCGGGCAACTGCGAAATAAGCATCATCGCAGGGATCGACTGGCGCTCAGCCGGAGCAAGCGGCGCTGTCGTCGCCTGGTAGCGCTGCATGAAACAGCGAATCCGGTCGGGCCGCAAAACATACCCGCCGCGACCCTGGCGCGCCAGCATCAGCAGCGCAAAGGCCACATCGTAGGCGCGTGGCCGCAGATCGGCGAACTCGAAATCAAAGATTGCCACAAGCCGATCGCCGCGATACTTCATGTTCAGCCCGTGAAAATCGCCGTGAGTCCACAGCGTCGGCAGCGTGGTGTAGACCGACCACGGCAGCCACTCGCGGACCAGACCGGCAAACGCGGCGAAGCGGCTCCAGGCGTCGCGCCACAGATCGGCGCGCTCCGCGCAGCCCGCAGCGATCCGCCAGGTCGCATCCAGCAGCCGCTCCGGCGCTTTCCACCACAGCTCGATCGATTGGTCGTAGCCGCAGTAGCTCGCTGGCCGGATCTGCCCGGCGCAGGCGTGGATCGCTCCCAGGCACCTTGCCGCCTCGACGGTATGCCGGAGATTGGCGTAGTCGTAGCTCTCGCCCGCGATGAACTCGTCGCACTGCCACAGCAGCCCGGCCCGCCCGACGATCAGCTCGCCGGAGCGCGCGGCGTAGCTCCGTGGCACCGGCACGCCCAGCCGAGATAGCGTTTGCTGCACATCGCTCAAGCAGCGAAGCCGCTCCAGGCGCGGGTCGCGGCGACAGCACCGCAACAAATAGTGCTGATCGCCAGCCGTGATCCAGAACGACGCATTGGGCGAAGCGCTGTCGAGCCGCCGCGCGCCGTCGAACGTGGCGACACCAAACTCCGCCAGCACGCTCCCGATGAGCGTATCCGAAAACGCCGCGTCTACCATGCCGCTAGGCGCT
This Herpetosiphonaceae bacterium DNA region includes the following protein-coding sequences:
- a CDS encoding phosphotransferase, producing the protein MVDAAFSDTLIGSVLAEFGVATFDGARRLDSASPNASFWITAGDQHYLLRCCRRDPRLERLRCLSDVQQTLSRLGVPVPRSYAARSGELIVGRAGLLWQCDEFIAGESYDYANLRHTVEAARCLGAIHACAGQIRPASYCGYDQSIELWWKAPERLLDATWRIAAGCAERADLWRDAWSRFAAFAGLVREWLPWSVYTTLPTLWTHGDFHGLNMKYRGDRLVAIFDFEFADLRPRAYDVAFALLMLARQGRGGYVLRPDRIRCFMQRYQATTAPLAPAERQSIPAMMLISQLPDYGYLMTLARHKGAAEVDRAVQYWLSVLSAIEAQREMLPGCLDVG